In Helianthus annuus cultivar XRQ/B chromosome 9, HanXRQr2.0-SUNRISE, whole genome shotgun sequence, the following are encoded in one genomic region:
- the LOC110876701 gene encoding uncharacterized protein LOC110876701, which translates to MELDLVQSVKHGNEGDVYFRQQRLLPTVAMYLIKVYDHLQPRTTSSSVEKDKDKVKAPTESWERLDSIVLQWIYGTISSDLLHTILKPNTTAYDAWTALANLFQDNKATRTIDLNNRFSSTRLDQFQSMSAYCQAMKIMFDQLTNIGSSITDEQLVLQILAGLTEQYESVALILQNTKPLPSFETRSQLCMAETRKINQAKQAAQLAGTALTATADRNSSSRSSDTRQPDNRTDSSERTRGHGRGAMEFLLFPYDRSFST; encoded by the exons ATGGAACTCGATTTAGTTCAATCGGTAAAACACGGCAATGAAGGCGATGTTTACTTCCGGCAACAACGGCTACTTCCGACGGTGGCGATGTATTTGATTAAG GTGTATGATCACTTACAGCCTCGTACCACTTCTTCTTCAGTTGAGAAAGATAAAGATAAGGTTAAAGCTCCTACCGAGAGTTGGGAACGATTGGATTCAATCGTTCTTCAATGGATTTACGGAACAATCTCTTCCGATCTTCTTCACACCATTCTAAAGCCCAACACCACCGCCTATGACGCCTGGACCGCGTTAGCCAATTTATTCCAAGACAACAAAGCAACCAGAACAATCGACCTCAACAACCGATTTTCAAGCACTCGCCTTGATCAGTTTCAATCGATGTCCGCCTACTGCCAAGCCATGAAGATTATGTTTGACCAGCTAACCAACATCGGCTCCTCCATCACCGACGAACAACTGGTGTTACAAATTCTCGCAGGTCTCACCGAACAATACGAAAGCGTTGCTCTCATCCTCCAAAATACGAAACCCTTACCCAGCTTCGAGACCCGCTCTCAACTGTGTATGGCAGAAACCAGGAAAATCAATCAAGCAAAACAAGCCGCTCAGCTTGCTGGTACAGCCCTAACCGCCACAGCCGATCGTAACTCCTCCTCTCGATCTTCAGATACTCGCCAGCCAGACAATCGGACTGATTCATCGGAACGCACTCGTGGTCACGGCCGTG GTGCCATGGAATTTCTCCTTTTCCCCTACGACCGGTCATTCTCAACATAA
- the LOC110876702 gene encoding uncharacterized protein LOC110876702 yields the protein MTDGNRPPPVVVKDQSSTTLQCPMLTETNYNIWAIRIKAVFKVHGIQQALEPGEKEVDAKKDDMAVALLLQAIPEELVFQVAQFQTAKEIWEALKTRYVGVERVREAKLEQLENEFESLKMKETETVDSFAGRISQLVTKAASLGTTYENRKLTRKLLGSIPGKYVPIVASIEQFADLKTMTFQEAVGRLKTFEDRIKGIESLAENQGNLMFANGESSSKSKSYGNARGHGRGGSSYRGCPDRMKKQDEANLAKNDDFDPSLFMMRCDQETVFLNEEWVNPKRFETEPMEKDTWYLATEHRIT from the exons ATGACGGACGGGAACAGACCACCACCGGTTGTGGTTAAGGATCAAAGTAGCACAACTTTACAGTGTCCAATGTTAACCGAAACAAATTACAACATCTGGGCGATTCGTATCAAGGCAGTATTCAAGGTTCATGGAATACAGCAAGCTTTAGAACCAGGCGAAAAGGAGGTAGATGCCAAAAAGGATGACATGGCAGTTGCACTTCTACTTCAAGCAATACCCGAAGAGCTCGTGTTTCAGGTAGCTCAGTTTCAGACTGCAAAGGAAATCTGGGAAGCGTTGAAGACACGGTATGTTGGGGTTGAACGGGTTCGAGAGGCAAAGCTTGAGCAACTGGAAAATGAGTTCGAATCCTTGAAGATGAAAGAAACAGAGACAGTTGATTCTTTCGCAGGCAGAATAAGTCAGTTGGTTACCAAGGCAGCCAGTTTGGGAACCACCTATGAAAACAGAAAACTTACCAGAAAATTGTTAGGTTCCATTCCAGGGAAGTATGTTCCAATTGTAGCTTCAATTGAACAATTTGCAGATTTGAAGACTATGACGTTTCAGGAAGCGGTCGGTAGACTGAAGACGTTCGAAGACAGGATTAAGGGTATCGAGTCTTTAGCAGAAAATCAAGGTAATCTAATGTTTGCCAATGGTGAGTCATCCTCGAAATCCAAATCCTATGGAAATGCGCGAGGGCATGGGCGAGGCGGTTCAAGTTACCGAG GATGTCCGGATCGTATGAAGAAACAAGATGAAGCTAACTTAGCTAAAAACGATGATTTTGATCCATCATTATTCATGATGAGATGTGATCAAGAGACGGTTTTTCTAAATGAAGAATGGGTGAATCCAAAGCGTTTCGAGACTGAGCCAATGGAGAAAGACACTTGGTATCTCGCAACGGAGCATCGAATCACATGA